In Aegilops tauschii subsp. strangulata cultivar AL8/78 chromosome 3, Aet v6.0, whole genome shotgun sequence, one genomic interval encodes:
- the LOC109781992 gene encoding CBL-interacting protein kinase 11, producing the protein MMDERRTILMGRYEIGKQLGQGTFAKVYYARSLATGQAVAIKMINKDKVTKVGLMEQIKREISVMRLVKHPNVLQLFEVMATKSKIYFVLEYAKGGELFNKIVKEGKLNEDAARRYFHQLISAIDYCHSRGVYHRDLKPENLLLDENENLKVSDFGLSALADCARQDGLLHTTCGTPAYVAPEVLSRKGYDGAKADVWSSGVILFVLVAGYLPFHEANLIEMYRRISKADFKCPRYFSAELKDLLHKILDPDPSTRIPISRIKRSAWYRRPVEVNAKKTEPEATHNTFSAEAASSGSTGCSTSEGNQGSLSLPNLNAFDIISLSTGFNLSGFFEEEYARREERFTTRQPVTIVLAKLKELAKRLKLKIKKKENGVLKLAAPKEGKKGFLELDAEIFEVAPSFLLVELKKTNGDTLEYQKLVKEEVRPALKDIVWVWQGDQQQRSEPILQGEQHHSPSPTQQPHDELQPPLQQQEGQDQLHPPLQPQEQQDLQEQPPLPPQNGFKHQD; encoded by the coding sequence ATGATGGATGAGAGGAGGACTATCTTGATGGGCCGTTATGAAATCGGGAAGCAATTGGGACAAGGAACTTTTGCGAAGGTCTATTATGCCCGAAGTCTTGCAACTGGCCAAGCTGTTGCTATAAAGATGATCAACAAAGATAAGGTTACGAAGGTTGGACTTATGGAGCAGATAAAGAGGGAGATTTCAGTAATGAGATTGGTGAAGCACCCAAATGTCCTGCAGCTTTTTGAGGTTATGGCTACCAAGAGCAAGATTTATTTTGTATTGGAGTATGCTAAAGGTGGTGAGCTTTTCAACAAGATAGTAAAGGAGGGGAAGCTTAATGAGGATGCCGCCAGGAGGTATTTCCACCAATTGATCAGTGCTATTGACTATTGCCACAGCAGGGGCGTTTATCACCGTGATCTGAAGCCTGAAAATCTACTCCTGGATGAGAATGAAAACCTAAAAGTCTCGGATTTTGGTTTGAGTGCCCTGGCTGATTGCGCAAGGCAGGATGGTCTCCTCCACACCACATGTGGAACTCCAGCTTATGTTGCCCCTGAAGTGCTTAGCAGGAAAGGTTATGATGGTGCAAAAGCAGATGTATGGTCCAGTGGAGTAATTCTGTTTGTGCTTGTGGCTGGTTACCTTCCCTTTCATGAGGCAAATCTCATAGAGATGTATAGAAGGATCTCCAAAGCGGACTTTAAATGCCCTCGGTATTTTTCCGCTGAGTTGAAGGATCTATTACATAAAATCCTTGATCCAGATCCCAGTACTAGGATTCCAATCTCTAGGATAAAGAGAAGTGCTTGGTACAGAAGACCAGTTGAGGTAAATGCAAAGAAAACTGAGCCTGAAGCAACGCACAACACCTTTTCAGCTGAAGCTGCGTCATCAGGCTCAACAGGATGCAGCACTTCTGAGGGAAATCAAGGGTCGTTAAGCCTCCCGAACCTGAATGCATTTGACATCATCTCTCTGTCAACAGGGTTCAATCTATCTGGGTTTTTTGAGGAGGAGTATGCTCGCAGGGAAGAACGATTTACCACTAGGCAGCCTGTAACAATAGTACTTGCAAAGTTGAAGGAACTGGCCAAACGCTTGAAGCTAAAaattaagaagaaagaaaatggaGTCCTGAAGTTGGCTGCTCCAAAGGAAGGAAAGAAGGGGTTTCTTGAGCTTGATGCCGAGATTTTTGAGGTAGCCCCTTCTTTTCTCCTAGTTGAGTTGAAAAAGACTAATGGAGACACTTTGGAGTATCAAAAGCTGGTGAAAGAGGAAGTAAGGCCAGCACTCAAGGATATTGTATGGGTATGGCAAGGTGATCAGCAGCAGCGGTCAGAGCCGATTCTGCAAGGGGAGCAGCATCACTCACCGTCGCCAACACAGCAGCCACATGATGAGTTGCAACCACCATTGCAACAGCAAGAGGGACAGGATCAGTTGCACCCACCTTTACAACCACAGGAGCAGCAGGACTTGCAGGAACAACCACCATTGCCACCACAGAATGGCTTCAAACACCAAGATTGA